Within the Methanobrevibacter thaueri genome, the region AAAATACGGCAAATCATACGCTCCCGTTTTAAAAAATGACAAGACTGCAGAGGCAAAGGTCATTGTTGATAAGGACCTGCAGATTGTTGGTGCCGAAATATATTCTGCCGAAGCGGAAAATGTCGCTAACATGTTTGCATTCATCATCAACAAGAAGATTACCCTTGAGGAACTGGATTACATGATTTACACTTTCCCATCAAGCAGTTCAGTTTGCCTGTATAAATTGCATAACATACACTACGACTTATAGAAATGATAAAAAAGGAACACGTTATAATTGTCGCATTGCTGATAATAATATTGACTTTCAGCTTTCTGATTATAACGACACTTGAAAGCCAAGCTGGCAATGACCAAATCACATACAGGGAAACATTGGCCGATGACCCTAATGATCCTGGCACCGTGGACGTGATTAGAAACATTGGAAATCCTGATGGGGAAAAGATAGCCTATGTTGTTGGGGTTCATCCATTGGAGCATTTGACACATGAAACATTGGTCAGGATGTTGCCGAACATGACAGGCCTCAGCCACTGTTATGATTTATATATAATCAATGTAACTGAGGATGTGGGATATTACGGCGACGGTCTGGACAATTATGAAAATCCAGGAAGGCAAAACGGACAGAACCTGGCATACAAGTACGTTTATCCGGAAATTGCGGAAGGCAATTACAAGATGGCAATTGATGTTCATTCAAATATTGGCGCATATCCATACAAGACATTTGTTTTCAGCCCGGTCAATGACGGTTTGGGCGTGAAATATGCACAGGAAGTTGCAGGCAATTGTCCGGACATAGACTATTACTCTCCAGACACAACCACCAGCGGACCCTTTTTGACAATACCATTGAATGAAAATGGCGTTCCTTCATTTTACTTTGAGGAATATAGCTTTGCAACACAGGACGTTAAGGACGAACACATGCTGGAATTGATTAGGGCTATTGATGCATTGGATTAAGGCACGTTTCAGCAGTTGATATTTTTTTGTAAAAAGTATTTTATAATTAAATTACAAATATAATAATGTTATATTATTGGATTGGATTGAATGTTATGAATATTGAAAAGTTGGTTGGCAATACGCCAATGATAAAGATTAATTATGAATATGAAGGAAAGCAAGGCAGCATATATTCAAAACTTGAATTTTACAATTATTCTGGCAGTATTAAAGACAGGATAGCTTTATATATTATTCAAAAAGAAAAAGAGAATGGCAAATTAAGTGACGGCCAGCCCATTATCGAGGTTACAAGCGGAAATACTGGAATCGCTTTCAGTGCCATAGGTGCTCTTTTTGGCCATGAGGTCCATATTTTCATGCCTGATTGGGTGTCTTTGGAGAGAAGAAAGCTCATTGAAATGTATGGCGCTCATGTTCACCTTGTATCAAGGGAAGATGGAGGGTTTAAAAAAGCCTTGGAGCTTGTTGACGATTTTGCAGATGAAATCGGCGCATATAAGCCACTCCAATTTGACAATGACTTGAATGTCGAAGCGCAGTATATGACAACAGGTCAGGAAATAATCGATGAGGTTCCTGATGTCAACGCTTTCGTTTCAGGAATAGGCACCGGCGGAACACTTATGGGTGTCGGTAAAAGATTGAAGGACCACAATCCTGATTCCAAGGTGTTTGCCCTTGAGCCATCCACACTTTCAATACTCAAGATGGGAATGGAAGAGGGAGACCACCTCATTGAGGGAATAGGCGATGACTTCATTCCTGGAATTGTCGATGAGGACCTGATTGATGACATTGTTCTAATCCATGACTGCGACGCAATCAACATGTCCAAAAGATTGGCAAAGGAATTCGGTTTGGGAATTGGAATTTCCAGCGGGGCTAACTTCCTGGCCAGCGTCTTGATGGATAGTGATGATTTGAAGATTGCCACAGTTTTCCCGGATGACAACAAGAAATACATAACCACAAAGCTCTCCGAGGAAATTGATGATGATCCTAAACTGATTTCAAACAGCATTAATCTTCTCAGCTTTGAAGTGATTTAAACAAATCACTCCTTTTTTTATCTTTTTTTAAAGATTGTTTAACTAAATATTTCTCTTTACCTCGCTTATATGCTTTTTTAAATAAATATAAGTATGGTGTTTATAATGAATTTTAAAAAAGTTTTAACAATTTTGCTAATCTTAACAATAGCATTAGTGTCACTCAGCTGTGTCAGTGCAGGATTATTCGATTTTCTGTCTGGAAATACCACTGATACCGACGATACATATTCTGAACCGGTAACCGCTGAGGATGCGCTGATTAAGTCATCCATTAATCTGAAGTATAGCGAACCTTATGAAAGTTCAAGTTATGCATATTTCTATGAGGGCACAGGTGAATATGCGGAAGCAGCTTACTGGGGACCATGGTACCTTAAAGCAACATTCAAGTTTGATGTGGATAAGCTCTATGAGATGGATTGTGGAAGTGATTCCAATTATACAATTGACATGTTCAAAAAAGATTTGAAATATATCGTTAAGCATGATGATATAGCCATGGATGATTTTGAATTGGACACCGATGAATTCTTGTTTGTCAACAATTCCGCCGTTACAGCCAGCCTGGAGAATGGTTCAGACGTTCTTGTTATCAAATGCGATTATGCCTTTGAGGAATATACTCAGTCAGGTATTGTTGATACGGTTGATGCTATGAAGAATGCTTCATCGGTGGATGTAAAATTAAGACTATGCAAGGACTTTGACCATAATTTCAATACAGGATCATACGACATTGACCTTGATTTGTACAGTCTTCCGATAAAAGTTACCCAAATCAGCTAAAAAAAATTTTTAATTTTAAAATTAAATGGGGTACCACTCCATTCTTCTTATTTTTTTAAAAAGAGATTATTTGCGCTTGAATGCTGGAGCGCAAAGCATGAACAATGTTATTAAAGCTAAAAATATCGGATTTCCGGTTTCATGCATTGTGGCTGAAGCGGTGCGAATGTCCTTGGAAACCTTTTGGGCGAAGACGTCTATCTCTTCCTCTTCATAGATGTCATCGCAATTGTCGCTTGTAAGGTATGCCTTATTGATTTTCTCGCCGGTGCTTTCGGCAACTGTTGTGATTTTTAATGTGACCATGCCGTCGCTGACTTTCAAGTCACCTATGTCCCATATTCCGGTTTCTGGATCGAAGGTTCCTTTGGTTGTGGTGTGTTTCACATATTTGAGGCCGGACGGTAATTTATCATATACTTTAACGTTTTTAGCGGTGTCGGGACCGAAGTTTTGAGCGGTCACAATCCAGGTTACCTCATCGCCAAGATTGATGTTTTCCTTATCAGCATCGTTATCCAATTCCAGTTGGGCGCTGGACAGTTGGTCCTGTGTGCTTTCACTCTTCAGATTGTCAATATCCTCGGAAACTTTTAACGTATTGTCCTGGCTTTCGTTGGTTATCTCATTTGCAGAAACGCAAGTGAGTGATAACGCCAAAATGAGGAATATCACAATAATGCCAATTTTTTTGATAATAATCACCTTCATGTTATTTTCTTTTTATAGTAATATTTAAAAATTTATATGAATCTTGTACATTTTAGTACTACAAAGTTTTATATAGTACATTATATAAATTAGTGATATGGATTTTAAATGAATCCATTAGAATTATGAATTAAAATTAAACAGAATTCTAAGATTAAATATTTTTAAATAGAATTCATTTAATTCATTATTCATATAAAAAGTCATAAATACTTGAAAACATTAAAAATATCTATTAATTAATTGAAAATATTCGGGTAAGAAAATGAACGATACAAAAATATTGACTATTCAAGACATATCCTGTTTTGGGCAATGCTCAATAACCGTGGCGCTACCGGTTGTTTCTGCTTTTGGAATAGAAACTGCCGTTCTTCCTTCAGCAGTTCTCTCAACACATACTTCAGGTTTTACTGATTTCACTGTTAGGGATTTGACAG harbors:
- a CDS encoding PLP-dependent cysteine synthase family protein; translation: MNIEKLVGNTPMIKINYEYEGKQGSIYSKLEFYNYSGSIKDRIALYIIQKEKENGKLSDGQPIIEVTSGNTGIAFSAIGALFGHEVHIFMPDWVSLERRKLIEMYGAHVHLVSREDGGFKKALELVDDFADEIGAYKPLQFDNDLNVEAQYMTTGQEIIDEVPDVNAFVSGIGTGGTLMGVGKRLKDHNPDSKVFALEPSTLSILKMGMEEGDHLIEGIGDDFIPGIVDEDLIDDIVLIHDCDAINMSKRLAKEFGLGIGISSGANFLASVLMDSDDLKIATVFPDDNKKYITTKLSEEIDDDPKLISNSINLLSFEVI
- a CDS encoding DUF11 domain-containing protein, whose product is MKVIIIKKIGIIVIFLILALSLTCVSANEITNESQDNTLKVSEDIDNLKSESTQDQLSSAQLELDNDADKENINLGDEVTWIVTAQNFGPDTAKNVKVYDKLPSGLKYVKHTTTKGTFDPETGIWDIGDLKVSDGMVTLKITTVAESTGEKINKAYLTSDNCDDIYEEEEIDVFAQKVSKDIRTASATMHETGNPIFLALITLFMLCAPAFKRK